A single window of Vibrio gazogenes DNA harbors:
- a CDS encoding GNAT family N-acetyltransferase — MQEKQVTLMSVQQEDRLEFKQKLKTAFTDAVIKEFGQYHGKPIPSDEDIESSFDEENMVLYHILSNGNPVGGAVLQINEETQHHELEWFFIDSGNHNQGIGLAAWQAIEAAYPATKVWQTGTPYFEKRNVHFYLNKCGFHITEFYNRYHPDTHFPADLRDYNLTDLYEYEYFIFEKVMKK, encoded by the coding sequence ATGCAAGAAAAACAGGTCACATTAATGTCGGTTCAACAAGAAGACCGGCTCGAATTTAAACAAAAATTAAAGACAGCCTTCACCGATGCAGTGATCAAAGAGTTTGGTCAGTATCATGGAAAACCCATTCCCTCTGATGAAGACATTGAGTCATCATTTGATGAGGAGAATATGGTTCTCTACCATATTTTATCCAATGGTAACCCCGTTGGTGGTGCGGTTTTGCAGATCAACGAAGAGACGCAACATCATGAACTTGAATGGTTTTTTATTGACTCAGGCAATCATAACCAAGGGATCGGCCTTGCTGCATGGCAGGCGATAGAAGCGGCCTATCCGGCAACCAAGGTCTGGCAAACCGGAACGCCCTACTTTGAAAAAAGAAACGTCCACTTTTATCTCAACAAGTGTGGCTTCCACATTACTGAATTTTACAATCGCTATCATCCGGATACGCATTTTCCTGCCGATCTGCGCGATTACAACCTGACGGATTTATATGAATATGAATACTTCATTTTTGAGAAAGTGATGAAAAAATAG
- the soxR gene encoding redox-sensitive transcriptional activator SoxR yields the protein MQKTITPKAVIPEWISVGVLSKRTGVAVSALHFYEKKGLIKSHRNAANHRQYPKHVIRIVSLIQVAQRTGFSLDDILAELEGLPNRTRVTLEDWEALGIRWRQELDKKIIQLTELRDMMTDCIGCGCLSLERCRLLNPQDELGEKGAGPHLMSQ from the coding sequence ATGCAAAAAACGATCACTCCTAAAGCAGTCATTCCTGAGTGGATCTCTGTCGGCGTGCTGAGTAAGAGAACGGGAGTTGCAGTATCAGCATTACATTTCTACGAAAAAAAAGGCTTAATCAAAAGTCACCGAAACGCTGCCAACCACCGCCAATATCCCAAACATGTCATTCGGATTGTCTCTCTGATTCAGGTTGCCCAGCGAACCGGTTTTTCTTTGGACGATATTTTAGCGGAGCTTGAAGGCCTGCCGAACCGCACTCGTGTCACGCTGGAGGACTGGGAAGCATTGGGCATCAGATGGCGACAAGAACTGGATAAGAAAATTATCCAGTTAACCGAGTTAAGAGACATGATGACAGACTGTATCGGCTGTGGCTGTCTTTCCCTTGAAAGATGCAGGCTGCTTAATCCTCAAGATGAATTAGGCGAGAAAGGCGCCGGCCCGCATCTGATGAGTCAATAA
- a CDS encoding MFS transporter, translating into MFDSSSSMQERENLRPQISTRVLIILAISVFFVGATEFMLSSMLRPLANAFNTTPVNASWLVASYAIAYAVSAPILGYISDRVDRRSLLLFALLAFSIDGAAISFAPTFETAVGLRVFGGIASAIIIPTTFALISEWVPRIHQAKSMGVLMLGMTAGIAFGPALAGILTEEVSWRAPFTMTSLGCVMICIVCFYILPHTGKQSIISQSSIGRWYRKWPVWRPLVAKGCWNGSGVAAFLLSGEILQHRYGYDAAEVGMIVTAFGLGLGLGNLSAGILKKKCRLEELSLVIVTSLLMLSISIFMLVTLSVFGTIICLVAWGAALGAGAPSSTVVLAERSAHAKGTVLSFAETMNNIVIFAAMPLASFLLAKQGAEEAYMVIAFGLGMGLFLTVLDAVYAVRKEAAFKIT; encoded by the coding sequence ATGTTTGATTCTTCGTCCTCTATGCAAGAGAGAGAAAATTTGAGACCCCAGATAAGTACTCGTGTTCTGATTATATTAGCGATATCAGTTTTTTTTGTCGGAGCAACAGAGTTTATGTTGTCTTCTATGTTGAGACCTCTTGCCAATGCGTTCAATACCACGCCTGTTAATGCCTCATGGTTGGTTGCCAGTTATGCGATTGCTTATGCTGTATCAGCCCCTATCTTAGGATATATATCGGATAGAGTTGACCGACGCTCGTTATTGTTATTTGCACTTCTCGCTTTTTCTATTGATGGTGCAGCTATTTCTTTCGCTCCAACTTTTGAGACTGCTGTGGGACTACGTGTTTTTGGTGGGATAGCTTCCGCAATTATTATTCCAACAACCTTTGCTCTGATTTCTGAATGGGTGCCACGAATTCATCAGGCTAAATCAATGGGCGTATTGATGTTAGGGATGACTGCAGGAATTGCTTTCGGACCAGCTCTAGCAGGAATACTGACCGAAGAAGTTAGTTGGCGTGCACCATTTACAATGACGTCATTGGGATGCGTTATGATCTGTATTGTCTGCTTTTATATTCTTCCTCATACGGGTAAACAGTCAATAATTTCTCAGAGTAGTATTGGGCGTTGGTATAGAAAATGGCCGGTTTGGCGACCATTAGTTGCAAAAGGGTGTTGGAATGGTTCGGGTGTTGCTGCTTTTTTATTATCAGGGGAAATACTACAACACCGATATGGATATGATGCGGCAGAGGTAGGGATGATTGTTACTGCTTTCGGTCTTGGTCTTGGTCTTGGCAACCTTAGTGCGGGCATATTAAAGAAAAAATGTCGGCTAGAGGAATTATCATTAGTGATAGTGACCTCTTTGCTTATGTTATCTATTTCAATATTTATGCTAGTCACATTATCAGTCTTTGGAACGATTATATGCTTAGTTGCTTGGGGAGCTGCGTTGGGGGCAGGAGCTCCGTCTAGTACGGTAGTTCTAGCTGAGCGTTCCGCTCATGCAAAAGGAACAGTATTATCGTTTGCAGAAACAATGAACAATATTGTGATTTTTGCTGCTATGCCTCTGGCCTCATTCTTGTTGGCTAAACAAGGCGCAGAAGAAGCTTATATGGTTATTGCATTTGGTTTAGGAATGGGATTGTTTCTGACTGTATTGGATGCCGTTTATGCAGTCAGGAAAGAAGCTGCATTCAAGATAACATAA
- a CDS encoding efflux transporter outer membrane subunit, with translation MMRLFIFCLTGLLSACSLTPEMTKPALPVPATFPPIASDTGTKSLPTAELGWRTMFRDERLQQLIELGLANNRDLRIAILHVKAVKAQYHIQRSAQVPHLNVTMSASRQRNLTSDDQGTQSSEIQQQSNLNLGFSAFEIDLFGRTRSMSDAAFARYLASDYGQKAAQIALISAIADAYFSERLTAAQLSLTEKTLTDWQASLDLTQTLRMGNQASALDVAQAESQVAGAQANRAAKIRALAQARNALRLLVGSRLPDDLPAPRSLTDQEIMTRLPAGLPADLLLYRPDILQAEQNLIAANEDIGAARAAYFPRLSLTSAMGYASSSIRHLVRSGATMWSLSPQIELPIFQGGKLDAALKLAKVRQSSAIAQYEKTIQTAFKEVADGLSGSETYQQQIAAQMDVIAAEQRRTQLSKLRYQAGVERHLTLLDAQRQLYAAKQTWLELKQQELSNAVFLYKALGGGLVESSETRE, from the coding sequence ATGATGCGTTTATTTATTTTTTGTCTGACAGGCTTGCTTTCGGCCTGTTCCCTGACGCCCGAGATGACCAAACCGGCACTCCCCGTACCGGCAACTTTTCCGCCGATAGCCAGTGACACGGGGACGAAGTCACTGCCAACGGCTGAGCTTGGCTGGCGAACCATGTTCAGAGATGAACGCTTACAACAGCTCATCGAACTGGGCTTGGCCAATAACCGGGATTTACGGATTGCGATCCTCCATGTGAAAGCGGTGAAAGCCCAATATCATATTCAGCGTTCGGCTCAAGTTCCTCATCTGAATGTGACGATGAGTGCCAGCCGACAACGAAATCTGACGAGCGATGACCAAGGCACCCAATCATCGGAAATCCAACAACAAAGCAATCTGAATCTCGGTTTCAGTGCGTTTGAAATTGACTTGTTCGGCCGCACGCGTTCCATGTCAGATGCTGCATTTGCACGTTACTTAGCCAGTGATTATGGTCAAAAGGCGGCACAAATTGCGCTGATCAGCGCAATTGCTGACGCTTATTTTTCTGAACGTCTGACCGCAGCACAACTCAGCTTGACTGAGAAAACGTTAACGGACTGGCAGGCATCGCTCGACTTAACGCAAACACTCAGGATGGGAAATCAGGCGAGTGCCCTTGATGTTGCTCAGGCGGAAAGTCAGGTCGCCGGTGCACAAGCCAATCGAGCCGCCAAGATACGGGCATTGGCACAAGCCAGAAACGCACTCCGGCTGCTGGTTGGCTCGCGTTTACCGGATGATCTACCCGCCCCCCGGTCACTGACCGATCAAGAGATCATGACCCGGCTCCCCGCCGGGCTTCCTGCTGATTTATTGTTGTATCGGCCGGATATTTTGCAAGCGGAGCAAAACCTCATCGCAGCCAACGAAGACATCGGTGCAGCGCGAGCGGCCTATTTCCCCCGCCTCTCTCTGACCAGTGCCATGGGCTATGCCAGTTCGAGTATTCGCCATTTGGTTCGGTCGGGGGCGACCATGTGGTCATTGTCCCCGCAAATAGAGCTGCCTATATTCCAAGGCGGAAAACTGGATGCCGCGTTAAAATTGGCAAAAGTCCGCCAATCCAGTGCCATCGCGCAATATGAAAAAACCATTCAGACCGCTTTTAAAGAAGTTGCGGATGGTTTATCAGGCAGTGAAACCTACCAACAACAAATCGCGGCACAAATGGATGTAATTGCAGCAGAACAACGCAGAACACAACTGTCTAAACTGCGTTATCAGGCTGGTGTTGAACGGCATTTGACGTTACTCGATGCCCAACGGCAACTCTACGCAGCCAAACAGACATGGCTTGAACTCAAACAACAAGAATTAAGCAATGCTGTTTTTTTATACAAAGCGTTAGGCGGCGGATTAGTTGAGTCATCAGAGACACGGGAGTGA
- a CDS encoding efflux RND transporter permease subunit, with protein MSQFFIQRPVFAWVIALFIILFGCLAIPQLPISRYPSVAPPTVSITATYPGATPKAMNDGVLSLIESELSNVKNLMYFESSADTSGSASITATFKPGTDPNIAQVDIQNQLKMIESRLPQAVRQNGLSVESATSNFLMIVGLKSDDNRFDEIALNDYLSRNLVEELRRIDGVGRVQSFGAEKAMRIWVDPDQLNARGLTMTDISQAVIQQNTQIAPGSVGAAPTVSGQRVTVPLTVQSQLTTPAQFANIILRTNTNGASVILGDVARVEIGSQSYGFLNRENGKNATAAAILLRPGANALSTAEAVQKRLAELRHSLPTGMSDSIPFNTAPFVKVSINKVIQTLIEAMLLVFCVMFLFLQNIRYTFIPAIVAPIALLGTFTIMLITGFSINVLTMFGMVLAIGIIVDDAIVVVENVERLMSEKGLSPQAATSVAMKEITGAIIGITLVLTAVFIPMGLAGDSVGVIYQQFTLSMAVSILFSAFLALTLTPALCATLLKPVSAAHEKRKFFQGFNRNFARLNNRYAIHVRGCIQRQGRMMIIFVLLTALLVVTFRQLPTSFLPEEDQGYFMTNIQLPADATAERTLAIVKRFEDYILSRPAVKSTMAVIGFGFSGSGTNTAQIFTTLQDWETRDDTSTRQELALAQKAMADVPEGTVTHTLPPAIEELGTNSGISFFLQDRGHHGEQALKQAEAQLIALAEKSPQLGKIYADGLPSGTSIHLEIDRQKAAALGVSYPTISDTLSTALGSLYINDFPNEGRMQQVIMQANASARMQIDDVLHLYVRNNKGGMVALSEFITPSWRETSPQFIRFQGYPALLISGDTASGYASGEAMAEVERLVQQLPSGFTIAWTGQSLQERQSAAQAPKLMALSMLVIFLVLAALYESWSIPLSVMLVVPLGLLGAVMAVMLRDLPNDVFFKVGLITVIGLSAKNAILIVEFAKQLREQGHGLIESATQAAQLRLRPILMTSLAFGLGVVPLMLASGASQETQHAIGTGVFGGMVSATVLAIYFVPTFFVWVTRLQERLTNWRKTSSKSSAQPKG; from the coding sequence ATGTCTCAGTTTTTCATACAACGCCCAGTGTTTGCGTGGGTGATTGCACTATTCATTATCTTATTCGGCTGTCTGGCAATTCCTCAACTGCCTATCTCCCGCTATCCGTCCGTTGCCCCACCCACCGTCAGCATTACCGCGACGTATCCGGGGGCTACGCCCAAAGCGATGAACGATGGCGTTCTGAGTCTGATCGAAAGTGAACTATCCAACGTCAAAAACCTGATGTATTTCGAGTCATCTGCGGATACCTCCGGCTCTGCCTCTATTACAGCGACGTTCAAACCCGGCACCGATCCGAATATTGCTCAGGTTGATATTCAAAATCAGCTCAAAATGATTGAGTCGCGACTGCCGCAAGCCGTCCGTCAGAATGGCTTAAGCGTTGAATCGGCGACCTCAAATTTCCTGATGATTGTCGGCCTGAAATCAGATGACAATCGTTTCGATGAAATCGCCCTCAACGACTATCTGTCGCGCAATCTGGTAGAAGAGTTACGTCGCATCGATGGCGTCGGACGGGTGCAATCCTTCGGTGCAGAGAAAGCGATGCGTATCTGGGTTGACCCGGACCAATTGAATGCACGGGGGTTGACCATGACCGATATCAGTCAGGCGGTTATCCAACAAAATACCCAAATCGCTCCCGGTAGCGTCGGGGCTGCGCCCACGGTATCGGGGCAACGCGTGACGGTGCCATTAACGGTTCAGAGTCAGCTCACCACACCGGCGCAATTTGCCAATATCATTCTGCGCACCAATACCAACGGTGCCAGCGTGATTTTAGGTGATGTGGCTCGCGTGGAGATCGGCTCGCAATCCTATGGTTTCTTAAACCGGGAAAATGGTAAAAACGCGACTGCTGCTGCAATACTCCTGAGACCGGGGGCGAATGCCCTCAGCACAGCCGAAGCCGTTCAAAAACGACTGGCGGAACTCAGACATAGTCTGCCGACCGGTATGAGTGACTCAATCCCATTTAATACCGCACCATTTGTCAAAGTGTCGATCAATAAAGTGATCCAGACGTTAATTGAAGCGATGCTTTTGGTCTTTTGCGTGATGTTCCTGTTTCTGCAAAATATCCGTTATACGTTCATCCCGGCGATCGTCGCACCGATTGCGCTGTTGGGCACCTTCACCATCATGCTGATCACGGGCTTTTCAATCAACGTCCTGACTATGTTCGGCATGGTGTTAGCCATCGGTATCATTGTTGATGATGCCATTGTCGTGGTCGAAAATGTCGAGCGCCTGATGTCAGAAAAAGGCTTATCACCACAAGCTGCAACATCGGTTGCCATGAAAGAGATCACGGGGGCGATTATCGGTATCACGTTAGTGCTCACCGCTGTTTTTATTCCGATGGGGCTGGCCGGTGATTCGGTGGGAGTCATTTATCAACAATTCACCCTCTCCATGGCTGTCTCGATCCTGTTTTCTGCATTTCTGGCGCTGACACTCACCCCTGCCTTATGCGCCACACTACTCAAGCCAGTCAGCGCCGCACACGAAAAACGCAAATTTTTTCAGGGCTTCAACCGCAACTTTGCGCGCCTCAACAACCGCTATGCGATTCATGTGCGAGGCTGCATTCAGCGTCAGGGCCGGATGATGATCATCTTTGTGCTGCTCACCGCTCTACTGGTGGTCACATTTCGTCAGTTGCCCACCTCGTTTCTGCCCGAAGAAGATCAGGGATATTTCATGACCAACATTCAGTTACCTGCGGATGCCACGGCTGAACGGACCTTGGCGATCGTCAAACGGTTTGAAGACTATATCCTCTCCCGACCGGCGGTAAAATCCACAATGGCAGTCATCGGGTTTGGTTTTTCCGGTTCAGGCACCAATACAGCACAGATCTTTACCACCTTGCAAGATTGGGAAACCCGCGATGACACCTCGACCCGCCAAGAGTTAGCTCTGGCTCAAAAAGCCATGGCTGACGTACCGGAAGGCACCGTCACCCATACGCTGCCACCCGCGATTGAAGAACTCGGCACCAATTCAGGTATCAGTTTCTTCTTACAAGATCGAGGTCATCACGGCGAGCAAGCGCTCAAACAAGCTGAAGCACAACTGATTGCTCTGGCTGAAAAAAGTCCGCAGTTGGGCAAGATCTACGCTGACGGTCTCCCCTCTGGCACCAGTATCCATTTAGAGATTGATCGCCAGAAAGCAGCCGCACTGGGGGTCTCATATCCGACGATCAGTGACACGCTCTCGACGGCTTTAGGATCGTTATACATCAACGACTTCCCCAATGAGGGACGCATGCAGCAAGTGATCATGCAGGCGAATGCTTCAGCCCGGATGCAAATCGATGATGTTCTGCACCTTTATGTGCGCAATAACAAAGGCGGCATGGTTGCTTTATCAGAGTTTATCACCCCGAGCTGGCGTGAAACCTCACCGCAATTCATTCGTTTTCAGGGGTATCCCGCCTTACTCATTTCGGGTGATACCGCATCAGGATACGCCAGTGGCGAAGCAATGGCAGAAGTCGAGCGCCTTGTCCAACAACTGCCTTCGGGGTTTACCATTGCCTGGACAGGTCAATCGTTGCAAGAGCGTCAGTCTGCCGCACAAGCCCCGAAGCTGATGGCACTGTCCATGCTCGTCATTTTCTTGGTGCTGGCCGCCCTCTACGAGAGCTGGTCAATTCCGCTGTCGGTAATGTTGGTTGTTCCATTAGGTCTGCTGGGCGCTGTGATGGCCGTGATGTTGCGTGATCTGCCCAATGATGTGTTTTTTAAAGTAGGCCTGATTACGGTGATTGGCTTGTCGGCCAAGAATGCCATTCTGATTGTTGAGTTTGCCAAACAACTCCGCGAGCAAGGCCACGGGTTAATTGAGTCGGCAACGCAGGCCGCCCAATTGCGCTTACGGCCGATCTTAATGACCTCGCTGGCATTTGGTCTGGGGGTGGTGCCGCTGATGCTGGCGAGTGGCGCGAGCCAAGAGACACAACATGCGATAGGAACAGGGGTCTTTGGCGGCATGGTGAGTGCGACTGTCCTTGCTATCTATTTTGTGCCGACATTCTTTGTCTGGGTGACCCGCCTGCAAGAACGACTCACCAACTGGCGAAAAACAAGTTCAAAATCCTCAGCTCAGCCCAAAGGTTAA